A single genomic interval of candidate division WOR-3 bacterium harbors:
- the rsfS gene encoding ribosome silencing factor — protein sequence MDAEKLATKLAKLILKKKGENILILDLRNTAPFAEFFIIATATSTVHAKAIADALQDRREIAGLEKPHHIEGLESAQWILLDYFDVIVHIFLPDVREFYGLERLWGDVPQKVVKDE from the coding sequence ATGGATGCTGAGAAATTGGCAACCAAACTGGCAAAACTTATTTTAAAGAAGAAGGGCGAGAATATATTAATTCTCGATTTGCGCAATACTGCACCGTTTGCCGAATTTTTTATCATCGCCACGGCGACTTCCACTGTTCATGCCAAGGCAATTGCTGATGCCCTGCAGGACCGTCGTGAGATTGCTGGTTTGGAGAAGCCCCACCATATTGAAGGGCTGGAATCGGCGCAGTGGATACTTCTCGACTATTTTGATGTTATCGTTCATATATTTCTTCCTGATGTAAGAGAATTTTACGGTTTGGAACGGTTGTGGGGAGATGTGCCGCAGAAGGTCGTGAAGGATGAGTAG
- a CDS encoding histidinol-phosphatase HisJ family protein, producing MIDYHIHPDYSSDAQGRITDYCQQALKVGIKELCFTTHYEPDPMRAEIEQVMVAGQPVPVDSDWVDMYLEDIEKARRDFPELIIRSGVEVGYERGLEGKIADFLERYKFDYVLGAIHCLDHIAITSGHELADFRNGLKPRGAEYIAQRYFDYVRAAAGSKLFDCIAHLDIWRKYILPEVGVEFLTFIEPGIVPMLGYIAQSGTGLEINSSALRRGDEEPYPQSKIIAQAIAAGVKTFTVGSDAHRVADLGIGVDKSVAILAQFGFKPTRFQNRQRY from the coding sequence GTGATTGATTACCACATCCATCCCGATTATTCCAGTGATGCTCAAGGTAGAATCACCGATTATTGCCAGCAGGCGCTCAAGGTCGGCATAAAGGAGTTATGCTTCACAACTCATTACGAGCCCGACCCGATGCGGGCAGAAATTGAACAGGTGATGGTGGCAGGGCAACCGGTGCCCGTGGATTCGGATTGGGTTGATATGTATCTTGAAGATATTGAGAAGGCGCGACGCGATTTTCCCGAACTGATAATACGGTCCGGGGTTGAGGTCGGATACGAGAGGGGATTGGAAGGTAAGATTGCCGATTTTCTCGAACGTTACAAATTTGACTATGTTCTTGGTGCGATTCACTGCTTAGACCACATTGCGATTACATCAGGTCACGAATTAGCAGATTTTCGCAATGGTCTTAAACCCCGAGGGGCAGAGTACATTGCGCAGCGTTACTTTGATTATGTGCGAGCTGCAGCGGGTTCTAAGCTATTTGACTGTATAGCACATCTTGATATCTGGCGTAAGTACATCCTACCAGAAGTTGGAGTTGAGTTTTTGACTTTTATCGAGCCCGGAATTGTGCCGATGTTAGGATATATCGCTCAGTCGGGAACAGGGCTGGAGATAAACAGTTCGGCATTACGGCGGGGAGATGAAGAACCGTATCCACAAAGTAAAATTATCGCTCAGGCAATTGCTGCCGGAGTAAAGACATTTACCGTTGGTTCTGATGCCCATCGGGTTGCCGATTTGGGAATAGGAGTCGATAAATCGGTTGCAATACTTGCTCAATTCGGGTTTAAGCCCACACGGTTTCAAAATCGTCAAAGGTATTGA
- the amrB gene encoding AmmeMemoRadiSam system protein B, whose product MTDMATGAVNGQVNGFCDVESIKIMINRVALLFTFLTGLVCAYPRETKEVKMVREPAVAGQFYPAEEKKLKSMIDSMLEQVSPVKLPGRIIGIQVPHAGIEFSGPTAAKAYKLLQGMDSLTVIMLGPSHRVDIRQAAVFDKGVWRTPLGDVFVDEEIARELLKEDKFFVRLPTAHSQEHSLEVQLIFLQRVLQDFKIVPIMLLFPSYEECERVGKALARVAKGKKVLLLASSDLYHGYSYSEARSSDSLTLKLMENFDPRAFYQAVHESYLKDKPVACGGYPIVAMMIAARELGADKAVVLGRTNSNEVLNQRGGYCVGYSAVAFVQTNEKTETSEQQSEINEINDNELTPEERKSLLTIARQTLEVYLRSGVRPKVEPLTERLKKKQGVFVTLHKHGELRGCIGYVEGIKPLYLAVQDMAISAATEDPRFPPVTASELKDIDIEITVLSPLRRIVSPDSVIVGKHGLVIRRGFYSGLLLPQVPVEQKWNREQFLIHTCLKAGLPPDAYKDPKAELYVFTGEVFGEKMR is encoded by the coding sequence TTGACCGATATGGCGACCGGTGCGGTAAATGGTCAGGTTAATGGATTTTGCGATGTGGAATCAATTAAAATTATGATAAACCGGGTAGCGTTACTCTTTACCTTTTTGACCGGTTTGGTCTGCGCTTACCCGAGAGAGACCAAGGAGGTGAAGATGGTCCGAGAGCCCGCAGTTGCCGGACAGTTTTATCCTGCCGAAGAGAAAAAACTTAAGTCAATGATTGATTCAATGCTTGAGCAAGTTTCCCCTGTTAAATTGCCGGGTAGGATTATCGGAATTCAGGTTCCCCATGCCGGCATTGAATTTTCCGGACCAACCGCGGCTAAAGCCTACAAACTCCTTCAGGGAATGGATTCACTTACCGTCATAATGCTGGGACCGAGTCATCGGGTTGATATCAGGCAGGCAGCGGTGTTTGATAAAGGGGTCTGGCGGACACCACTGGGAGATGTGTTTGTTGACGAGGAAATAGCGCGTGAATTGCTTAAAGAAGATAAATTTTTTGTCCGACTTCCTACTGCTCACTCTCAAGAACACTCCCTTGAGGTGCAACTGATTTTCCTCCAGCGGGTTTTGCAGGATTTTAAGATTGTTCCGATAATGTTGCTCTTTCCCAGTTATGAAGAGTGCGAGCGGGTTGGTAAGGCGCTGGCAAGGGTGGCAAAGGGTAAAAAGGTTCTCTTGCTGGCTTCTTCTGACCTTTACCATGGTTATTCTTACAGTGAAGCCCGGTCATCAGATTCGTTGACTCTTAAACTGATGGAAAATTTTGACCCTAGGGCGTTTTATCAAGCGGTTCATGAGTCCTATTTAAAGGATAAACCAGTTGCGTGTGGTGGCTATCCGATTGTTGCGATGATGATTGCAGCACGGGAACTGGGTGCAGATAAAGCGGTGGTGCTGGGCAGAACTAATTCTAATGAGGTCCTGAATCAGCGGGGTGGCTACTGTGTTGGTTACAGTGCGGTGGCATTTGTTCAAACAAATGAAAAAACGGAAACTAGTGAACAACAGTCAGAAATTAATGAAATTAATGATAACGAGTTGACACCTGAAGAGCGAAAGAGCCTTTTGACGATTGCCCGCCAGACGCTTGAAGTGTATTTACGGTCGGGTGTTAGGCCAAAGGTTGAACCTTTGACCGAGCGGCTAAAGAAAAAGCAGGGGGTGTTTGTTACTCTTCACAAACACGGTGAACTCCGTGGCTGCATTGGCTATGTTGAAGGGATTAAACCGCTTTATCTCGCAGTTCAGGATATGGCGATTAGTGCCGCAACTGAAGACCCGCGATTTCCTCCGGTTACTGCTTCAGAGCTCAAGGATATTGATATTGAAATAACGGTACTATCGCCGTTAAGGAGGATCGTAAGTCCGGATTCGGTTATTGTCGGAAAGCACGGCCTTGTGATTCGGAGAGGTTTCTACTCCGGACTACTTTTACCTCAAGTGCCTGTTGAGCAGAAATGGAATCGGGAACAGTTTCTTATACACACCTGCTTGAAAGCCGGTTTACCGCCTGATGCTTATAAAGACCCAAAGGCGGAACTTTATGTTTTCACCGGTGAGGTTTTTGGTGAAAAGATGCGTTGA
- a CDS encoding 2-hydroxyglutaryl-CoA dehydratase, giving the protein MVEGFLGIDVGSISTKGVVIDRDYRVLTSRYLRTRGNPINSIRQLLRELGQDVNSNVKILGAGTTGSARRLAGVMVQADVVKNEIIAHAVAAIHFYPDAQTVLEIGGQDSKIIIIRDGIPVDFAMNTVCAAGTGSFLDHQATRLHIPIEEFGERALRAQNRVSIAGRCTVFAESDMIHKAQLGVPTDDILAGLCDAIVRNYLNTVAKGKEIRPRVLFQGGVAANVGVRAAFERALEVEITVPEHFLVMGAIGAAILASEETESKKSRFAGFEMADIIFETRVFECDGCPNRCEVVETLREGDVIDRYGDRCGKWSG; this is encoded by the coding sequence ATGGTCGAAGGATTTCTGGGAATTGATGTTGGTTCTATTTCAACCAAAGGTGTTGTGATTGACCGTGACTATCGAGTACTGACAAGCCGGTATTTACGAACTCGGGGCAATCCAATAAACTCAATAAGACAGTTATTACGGGAGTTGGGGCAGGATGTCAATTCAAATGTGAAAATTCTCGGGGCAGGAACGACCGGTTCAGCACGGCGGCTAGCTGGTGTAATGGTTCAGGCTGATGTCGTCAAGAACGAAATTATCGCCCATGCGGTAGCAGCAATTCACTTTTACCCCGATGCTCAGACCGTTTTAGAAATTGGCGGTCAGGATTCCAAAATCATCATTATTCGAGACGGTATACCGGTGGACTTTGCGATGAATACGGTTTGTGCTGCGGGTACTGGTAGTTTTCTTGACCACCAGGCAACAAGGCTTCATATCCCAATCGAGGAGTTTGGGGAACGGGCATTACGGGCACAGAACCGGGTTTCAATCGCGGGCCGGTGTACCGTCTTTGCCGAGAGCGATATGATACATAAGGCTCAGCTTGGCGTTCCAACCGATGATATTCTTGCCGGTTTGTGTGATGCAATCGTCCGTAACTATCTTAATACCGTTGCCAAGGGTAAAGAGATTCGTCCCCGCGTTTTGTTCCAAGGGGGAGTGGCGGCAAATGTTGGGGTACGGGCGGCGTTTGAACGGGCGTTAGAGGTTGAAATCACTGTGCCCGAGCATTTTCTGGTTATGGGTGCAATCGGTGCCGCAATACTGGCAAGTGAAGAAACCGAGAGTAAGAAGAGTCGATTTGCCGGTTTTGAAATGGCTGATATTATATTTGAGACTCGCGTGTTCGAATGTGATGGATGCCCGAATCGGTGCGAGGTTGTGGAAACACTGCGCGAAGGGGATGTAATTGACCGATATGGCGACCGGTGCGGTAAATGGTCAGGTTAA
- a CDS encoding PTS sugar transporter subunit IIA, which yields MNLTSLLKVEKVNLDLKSRKKQDVLRELVTMIREGETAEMLYQTLLKREELGSTGIGKGIAIPHGRSLLLDKLEVAVGRSTKGVDFDAIDNKPVYLFFLVMAPPQDPGNQYLITLGRIAMVAQELTKRKQLFAPQTPQEFLELVRTIEEKVR from the coding sequence TTGAACCTTACTTCATTACTCAAGGTTGAAAAGGTCAACCTTGATTTAAAAAGCCGCAAAAAACAAGATGTGTTGAGGGAACTGGTGACGATGATTCGAGAGGGAGAGACGGCTGAGATGCTCTATCAAACTTTATTGAAACGCGAGGAGTTGGGTTCGACCGGTATTGGTAAAGGTATTGCCATTCCGCATGGACGGTCGTTGCTTCTTGACAAACTGGAAGTAGCGGTGGGCAGGTCGACAAAAGGGGTAGATTTTGATGCCATTGACAATAAACCGGTGTATCTCTTCTTTCTGGTTATGGCACCACCCCAGGACCCGGGTAACCAGTACTTGATTACTCTTGGGCGGATCGCGATGGTGGCGCAGGAGTTGACCAAACGCAAGCAACTTTTTGCTCCGCAAACGCCGCAGGAGTTTCTTGAACTGGTGCGGACGATTGAGGAGAAGGTGCGATGA
- a CDS encoding CoA protein activase — translation MRVTFPNFGYDTLALKGFLEDLGAEVVLPPPTSLRTVELGVKFSPELICMPFKITLGNFIEATEQGADTLLMAAGARKCRFGYYHYLQEIALKAAGKKVNLVPITQYSATDFIFRLMPSLFDVSPIQVTRAVYLLLAKSALTRDFRRLLNRKRALDFVATEQLVKPALRVIAEARTLSEIKRAHQTLKAMFSLNGDKPQLRVGLVGEIFFTIDQFANHEIEKKLGQLGVEVIFERCLHNHLRHLLRVDFGYLRSRRLAHPYLQECPGGEAIRTVGEAAKFIRRGVDGIVHVFPFTCMPENIAFEALQRLCELNSVPLLSLSFDEHTAPTGLVTRLEAFVELLRRRQHGRRISGN, via the coding sequence ATGCGTGTTACTTTCCCTAATTTTGGTTATGACACATTGGCGCTGAAAGGTTTCCTGGAAGATTTGGGCGCGGAAGTGGTGCTACCGCCGCCAACATCCCTACGGACAGTTGAACTGGGAGTAAAATTTTCTCCGGAACTGATTTGCATGCCTTTTAAAATCACACTGGGCAACTTTATTGAAGCGACCGAACAGGGGGCTGACACCCTGTTGATGGCGGCGGGTGCTCGGAAATGCCGGTTTGGCTATTACCATTATCTTCAAGAAATCGCATTAAAGGCAGCTGGTAAAAAAGTCAACCTGGTGCCGATTACTCAATACTCAGCGACCGATTTTATATTTCGCTTGATGCCATCTTTGTTTGATGTTTCACCGATACAGGTAACTCGGGCAGTTTACCTTCTGCTGGCAAAAAGTGCCCTGACCCGTGATTTTCGTCGGCTGTTGAATAGAAAAAGGGCGCTGGATTTCGTGGCAACAGAGCAACTGGTAAAACCGGCGTTAAGGGTGATTGCTGAAGCTCGTACTCTTTCAGAAATTAAGCGTGCCCACCAGACCTTGAAAGCTATGTTTAGCCTGAATGGTGATAAGCCCCAATTGCGGGTTGGACTTGTCGGCGAGATTTTTTTTACAATTGACCAATTTGCCAATCACGAAATCGAGAAGAAACTGGGTCAGCTCGGCGTTGAGGTGATTTTTGAACGGTGTTTGCACAACCATTTGCGTCATCTGCTAAGGGTCGATTTTGGATATCTGCGTTCCCGAAGGCTGGCGCATCCTTATCTTCAGGAGTGTCCTGGGGGGGAGGCGATTCGAACTGTGGGCGAAGCGGCAAAATTTATTCGTCGCGGTGTGGATGGAATAGTTCATGTATTTCCATTTACCTGTATGCCGGAAAACATCGCCTTTGAGGCGTTGCAGCGGTTGTGCGAATTGAACAGCGTACCTTTATTGTCTTTATCTTTTGATGAACACACTGCTCCTACCGGGCTTGTGACCCGCCTTGAAGCATTTGTGGAACTTCTACGCAGGAGGCAACATGGTCGAAGGATTTCTGGGAATTGA
- a CDS encoding LytR C-terminal domain-containing protein has product MINSTGVHRLAWLVAWDMINRGFNVYGTGDTCDSFEHTVVVDLKDSSAKNARAVAEGLKAEKRIAILPMKREMLPRIEVKIDSTRFVDVLLILGEDYQVFFPAVEPFN; this is encoded by the coding sequence GTGATAAACAGCACCGGCGTGCACCGGCTTGCCTGGCTTGTCGCCTGGGATATGATTAATCGTGGATTCAACGTTTACGGGACCGGCGATACCTGTGACAGTTTTGAGCATACGGTTGTTGTTGACCTGAAGGATTCATCGGCAAAAAATGCTCGAGCGGTTGCCGAAGGGCTCAAAGCGGAAAAACGGATTGCGATTTTGCCGATGAAAAGGGAAATGTTACCGAGGATTGAGGTGAAGATTGATTCTACCCGGTTTGTCGATGTCTTGCTGATATTGGGGGAAGATTATCAAGTTTTTTTCCCCGCAGTGGAGCCGTTTAATTAA